From Deltaproteobacteria bacterium, one genomic window encodes:
- the fliS gene encoding flagellar export chaperone FliS translates to MNQAARAYFQTSVTTTTPGSLVVMLYDGAIKFLQQAKKKMAEKDYAQKGILISKALDIIAELDGSLNLERGGDVAENLHKMYFFCSTQLLKANLQMDQELIDKVIDVLKGVRSAFAEIVVQSPEVAKTTSLGASAYR, encoded by the coding sequence ATGAATCAAGCGGCGCGAGCCTACTTCCAGACTTCGGTGACCACGACCACGCCAGGGAGCCTGGTGGTCATGCTCTATGACGGGGCCATCAAGTTTCTGCAGCAGGCCAAAAAGAAAATGGCCGAAAAGGACTACGCCCAAAAGGGAATCCTGATCTCCAAGGCTTTAGACATCATCGCCGAGCTGGATGGCTCCCTCAATCTTGAAAGGGGGGGAGATGTGGCCGAGAACCTTCACAAAATGTACTTTTTTTGCAGCACACAGCTCTTGAAGGCCAACCTTCAGATGGACCAGGAACTTATTGACAAGGTTATCGACGTGCTCAAGGGAGTCCGTTCAGCCTTTGCTGAGATCGTCGTCCAGAGCCCGGAAGTGGCCAAAACCACGAGTCTTGGGGCCTCAGCCTACAGATAG